One stretch of Flavobacterium sp. 9 DNA includes these proteins:
- the coaBC gene encoding bifunctional phosphopantothenoylcysteine decarboxylase/phosphopantothenate--cysteine ligase CoaBC, which translates to MSVLNGKKILLGVSGGIAAYKTASLVRLFIKAGAHVQVIMTPASKDFVTPLTLSTLSKNPVHSSFFNQDDEDAVWNNHVDLALWADLMLIAPATANTLSKMTTGNCDNLLIATYLSAKCPVYFAPAMDLDMYKHQSTLSSFAALKQFGNVMIPAENGELASGLSGEGRMAEPENIIAFLEADLESKLPLKGKKILITAGPTYEAIDPVRFIGNHSSGKMGFDIANEAANLGAQVILVAGPTHFKAKNNLVEVINVVSAQDMYDACHLHFNDVDVAIAAAAVADYKPKVVALQKIKKAADDFTIELEKTKDILASLGAIKKNQFLIGFALETENEIENAKLKIQKKNLDLIVLNSLQDEGAGFKKETNKVTFIDKDFKIEPMELKSKEFVAVDILNKVVSHFVKS; encoded by the coding sequence ATGTCAGTTTTAAACGGGAAAAAGATTTTACTGGGAGTTTCTGGTGGAATCGCAGCCTATAAAACAGCTTCATTAGTACGACTTTTTATAAAAGCAGGTGCACATGTCCAAGTGATAATGACACCTGCTTCTAAGGATTTTGTAACTCCACTTACGTTATCTACGTTATCAAAAAATCCTGTACATTCCAGTTTCTTTAATCAGGACGATGAAGATGCTGTTTGGAACAATCATGTTGATTTGGCACTTTGGGCCGATTTAATGTTAATTGCTCCGGCAACAGCCAATACATTGTCGAAAATGACCACTGGAAACTGTGATAATCTTTTAATTGCAACTTATTTATCGGCAAAATGTCCAGTTTACTTTGCTCCGGCAATGGATTTGGATATGTATAAACATCAGTCTACTTTATCCAGTTTTGCTGCTTTAAAGCAATTCGGAAACGTAATGATTCCTGCTGAAAACGGAGAATTAGCAAGTGGTTTATCTGGAGAAGGCCGAATGGCAGAACCAGAGAATATTATTGCTTTTCTTGAAGCTGATTTAGAAAGTAAATTACCTCTTAAAGGAAAAAAAATACTAATTACTGCCGGACCAACATACGAAGCAATAGATCCTGTACGTTTTATAGGAAATCATTCTTCGGGAAAAATGGGGTTTGATATTGCAAATGAAGCAGCTAATTTAGGAGCACAAGTGATTTTAGTAGCTGGACCAACACATTTTAAGGCTAAAAATAATCTGGTTGAAGTTATCAATGTAGTTTCGGCGCAAGATATGTATGATGCTTGTCATTTACATTTTAACGATGTTGATGTAGCAATTGCTGCGGCAGCCGTTGCAGATTATAAACCTAAAGTTGTGGCTTTGCAAAAGATTAAAAAAGCAGCTGATGATTTTACGATCGAATTAGAAAAGACAAAAGATATCTTGGCATCATTGGGAGCGATCAAAAAAAATCAATTCTTAATAGGTTTTGCTTTAGAAACCGAAAATGAAATTGAAAATGCTAAGTTGAAAATTCAGAAAAAAAACTTAGATTTGATTGTTTTAAATTCCTTACAAGATGAAGGAGCCGGTTTTAAAAAAGAAACCAATAAAGTTACCTTTATTGATAAGGATTTTAAAATTGAACCAATGGAATTGAAATCAAAAGAATTTGTAGCTGTTGATATTTTAAACAAAGTTGTTTCGCATTTTGTGAAATCATAA
- a CDS encoding DNA-directed RNA polymerase subunit omega — MDLKKTNAPVNTITYNKTVIEEPTGNVYEAITIMAKRANQINSEIKKELTEKLEEFATYNDSLEEVFENKEQIEVSKFYEKLPKPHALAVQEWLDGKTYHRGSNK; from the coding sequence ATGGATTTAAAAAAGACGAATGCTCCTGTAAATACAATAACTTACAATAAAACAGTTATTGAAGAGCCAACAGGAAATGTGTATGAAGCAATTACCATTATGGCTAAAAGAGCAAATCAAATTAATTCTGAAATTAAAAAAGAATTAACTGAAAAATTAGAAGAGTTTGCTACTTACAATGACAGTCTTGAAGAAGTTTTTGAAAATAAAGAGCAAATTGAGGTTTCTAAATTTTACGAAAAATTACCTAAACCACACGCTTTAGCAGTACAAGAATGGTTAGATGGTAAAACTTACCACAGAGGTTCAAACAAATAA
- a CDS encoding lysoplasmalogenase family protein encodes MKANKPSLILFFLALLFTIIFDWTGQDFLGVYAKAIVLPSIFIYYLISSEFKIGKTEGLIFLFCFIGQVFDLMDIEVSEIGGVLSFLVVYLLIVKLFMREHERIKLAKKDILPISIVVIFIVYLLVSVLSLQLDSMKKFNIIYTFYGIVLSVLSCFSFISYITKGTHLALLMSLMAISYIFSDIFYIFNEYFSYSVVLVLIRDVTQILGYFFMVEYFLEKARIQKKILYNN; translated from the coding sequence ATGAAAGCGAATAAACCATCGTTGATTTTATTCTTTCTCGCATTACTGTTTACAATCATCTTCGATTGGACGGGACAAGATTTCTTGGGCGTTTACGCTAAAGCTATTGTACTTCCGTCAATTTTTATTTATTACTTAATTAGCAGCGAATTCAAAATAGGGAAAACAGAAGGTTTAATCTTTCTGTTTTGCTTTATTGGTCAGGTATTCGATTTAATGGATATCGAGGTTTCCGAAATTGGTGGAGTATTAAGTTTCTTAGTAGTTTATCTTTTGATAGTGAAACTTTTTATGCGGGAACACGAACGGATAAAATTGGCAAAAAAAGATATTTTGCCAATCTCTATCGTCGTTATTTTTATTGTTTATCTACTTGTTTCAGTGCTGAGTTTACAACTCGACAGCATGAAAAAATTCAATATCATTTATACTTTCTACGGAATCGTTCTCAGCGTTTTAAGCTGTTTCTCTTTTATAAGTTATATAACAAAAGGTACACATCTCGCATTATTAATGTCGTTAATGGCTATTAGTTATATATTTTCAGATATCTTCTATATCTTCAACGAATACTTTTCTTATTCCGTAGTTTTAGTTTTAATTCGTGATGTAACACAAATTCTGGGATACTTTTTTATGGTCGAATATTTTCTTGAAAAAGCCAGAATTCAGAAGAAAATATTATACAACAATTGA
- a CDS encoding 5'-nucleotidase C-terminal domain-containing protein, whose translation MVKLKKYNGFLKLFVIFLTLFFIFSCSQKNYNLTKIEGKQLPITEKGAETPEIEKFIKPYRDHINKDLDSVLAYCPETLDKSTGKWQTSIGSLLADVCVERGNIVFKAREKKSIDLCLLNHGGIRAILPKGNVTTRTAFEIMPFENNLVVVALKGQQILDIAAYIIKEKKPQPLSGMTFTIAKDNTAKNILIQGKPLDLNTIYYVATNDYLANGGDSMTFFAKGVQKFDLNYKLRDVLIDYFKEVDTIPIAKNIRITEE comes from the coding sequence ATGGTAAAACTAAAAAAGTATAACGGATTTTTGAAACTTTTTGTTATATTCTTAACACTTTTTTTTATATTTTCCTGTAGTCAGAAAAATTATAATTTAACGAAGATAGAGGGAAAACAGCTTCCAATTACAGAAAAGGGCGCAGAAACTCCTGAAATTGAAAAATTTATAAAGCCATATCGCGATCATATCAACAAAGACCTGGACAGCGTGCTTGCATATTGTCCTGAAACTCTTGATAAAAGTACGGGAAAATGGCAAACAAGTATCGGAAGTTTATTAGCCGATGTTTGTGTAGAACGTGGAAATATTGTTTTTAAAGCTCGCGAGAAAAAGAGCATTGATTTGTGTTTATTAAATCATGGCGGAATCCGTGCTATTTTACCTAAAGGTAATGTAACAACAAGAACGGCTTTTGAGATTATGCCTTTTGAAAACAATCTGGTTGTTGTAGCTTTAAAAGGACAACAAATTCTGGATATAGCTGCTTATATTATTAAGGAGAAAAAACCTCAGCCTTTATCAGGGATGACTTTTACGATTGCAAAAGATAATACTGCAAAAAACATTTTAATTCAGGGAAAACCTCTTGATCTTAATACCATTTATTATGTAGCTACAAATGATTATTTGGCAAATGGTGGTGATAGTATGACTTTCTTTGCTAAAGGTGTTCAGAAATTTGATTTGAATTACAAACTGAGAGATGTATTGATTGATTATTTTAAAGAAGTTGATACAATTCCGATAGCAAAAAATATCCGAATTACAGAAGAATAA
- the dapA gene encoding 4-hydroxy-tetrahydrodipicolinate synthase: MQSLIGTGVALVTPFKKDFSVDIEALQRIVNFSIDGGVEYLVVMGTTAENATLTQSEKELVIKTVIDVNKGRLPLVLGVGGNNTMQIVEELKTGDFSAFDAILSVSPYYNKPTQEGIYQHFKAIAEASPIPVILYNVPGRTSSNMLPATVVRLAKEFTNIVAIKEAAGDLAQAMQLIKNAPKDFLVISGDDMIALPIVLAGGAGVISVIGQGFPKEFSEMIRLGLNRKVNEAFKTQYFLSDCIDMIFEQGNPAGIKQIFQALDIAENVVRLPLVTVDESLANRLNEFVKNSIK; encoded by the coding sequence ATGCAATCATTAATAGGAACTGGTGTTGCGCTTGTAACTCCATTTAAAAAAGACTTTTCAGTAGATATCGAAGCTTTACAACGCATCGTTAATTTTTCGATAGACGGAGGAGTTGAATATCTTGTAGTTATGGGTACAACAGCAGAAAATGCTACCTTAACACAATCCGAAAAAGAATTGGTTATAAAAACAGTAATCGATGTCAATAAAGGAAGATTGCCTTTAGTTCTTGGAGTTGGAGGAAATAATACAATGCAAATTGTAGAAGAATTGAAAACAGGAGACTTTTCTGCATTTGATGCGATTCTTTCTGTTTCTCCTTATTATAATAAGCCAACGCAAGAAGGAATTTATCAGCATTTTAAAGCAATTGCAGAAGCATCGCCAATTCCGGTGATTTTATATAATGTTCCTGGAAGAACATCAAGTAATATGTTGCCGGCAACAGTAGTGCGTTTGGCAAAAGAATTTACTAATATTGTAGCAATAAAAGAAGCTGCAGGAGATTTGGCTCAGGCTATGCAATTGATAAAAAATGCACCAAAAGATTTTCTTGTTATTTCAGGAGATGATATGATTGCATTGCCAATTGTTTTAGCTGGTGGAGCAGGAGTAATCTCTGTAATTGGACAAGGTTTTCCGAAAGAATTTTCAGAAATGATCCGTTTAGGATTGAACAGAAAAGTAAATGAAGCATTTAAAACTCAATACTTTTTATCAGATTGTATTGATATGATTTTTGAGCAGGGAAATCCTGCCGGAATCAAACAAATCTTTCAAGCCCTTGATATTGCTGAGAATGTTGTACGTTTGCCATTAGTAACCGTAGACGAATCTCTGGCAAACAGATTGAATGAATTTGTTAAAAACAGCATTAAATAA
- the ligA gene encoding NAD-dependent DNA ligase LigA, translated as MNIQETIQALRNELNQHNHNYYVLDNATISDYEFDIKLKELQDLENKHPEFFDENSPTQRVGGTVTKNFKTIAHQSRMYSLDNSYSKEDLLDWETRIQKVLGNVTLQYTCELKYDGASISITYENGKLVQALTRGDGFQGDEVTNNIKTIKSVPLQLKGNFPERFDIRGEIILPFAGFEKMNQELIEIGETPYSNPRNTASGSLKLQDSAEVAKRPLECLLYFVTGNNLPFSTQYEGLESARKWGFKVPNEAKLVNNMQEVFDFIDYWDVHRHNLPYETDGVVIKVNSIQHQEELGYTAKSPRWAIAYKFKSEQVSTKLKSISYQVGRTGAITPVANLEPVQLAGTIVKRASLHNADQIEKLDIRINDTVFVEKGGEIIPKIIAVDLSQRPENSEVTQYITHCPECQTELVRNEGEANHYCPNFYGCPPQIIGRIQHYISRKAMDIEGLGGETVALLFKNDLVHNYADLYELKVEDILHLERMAQKSAENLVKGVEKSKEIPFESVLFALGIRFVGETVAKKLAKHYKNIDALSKASLMDLILVDEIGERIAKSVIEFFENEENKTIIERLKNHGVQFEIVEKINPNATEKFIGKTFVVSGVFAQFSRDELKKTIEDNGGKVGSSISAKTDFVVAGDNMGPAKLEKASKLNIPILSEQDFINKLNESE; from the coding sequence ATGAATATTCAAGAAACAATCCAGGCTTTACGAAACGAACTTAATCAGCACAATCACAACTATTATGTGTTAGATAACGCCACAATTTCTGATTACGAATTTGATATTAAACTAAAAGAATTACAAGATTTAGAAAATAAACATCCGGAATTTTTTGATGAAAACTCGCCAACACAGCGAGTAGGAGGAACCGTTACAAAGAATTTTAAGACCATCGCGCATCAATCCAGAATGTATTCGCTGGACAATTCTTATTCTAAAGAAGATTTATTGGATTGGGAAACCAGAATCCAAAAAGTATTAGGAAATGTCACTTTGCAATATACATGCGAGTTGAAATATGATGGAGCATCAATAAGTATAACCTACGAAAACGGAAAATTAGTTCAGGCTTTAACACGCGGAGACGGTTTTCAGGGAGATGAAGTAACCAATAATATTAAAACCATAAAATCAGTTCCTTTACAGTTAAAAGGAAATTTTCCGGAGAGATTTGATATTCGTGGAGAAATTATTCTGCCATTTGCAGGTTTCGAAAAAATGAATCAGGAACTAATTGAAATAGGAGAAACACCTTATTCAAATCCTAGAAATACAGCTTCCGGAAGTTTAAAATTACAAGACAGTGCTGAGGTTGCAAAACGACCATTAGAATGTTTATTGTATTTTGTAACCGGAAATAATTTGCCATTTTCTACACAATATGAAGGGTTAGAATCCGCTAGAAAATGGGGATTTAAAGTGCCAAACGAAGCAAAACTAGTCAATAATATGCAAGAAGTTTTTGACTTCATCGATTATTGGGATGTTCACCGTCATAATTTACCTTATGAAACTGATGGAGTTGTTATAAAAGTAAACAGCATTCAGCATCAGGAAGAATTAGGATATACAGCAAAATCACCACGTTGGGCAATTGCATATAAATTTAAGTCAGAGCAAGTTTCGACTAAATTAAAGTCAATTTCATATCAGGTTGGTCGTACAGGAGCAATTACGCCAGTCGCCAATTTAGAACCGGTACAATTGGCAGGAACTATTGTAAAAAGAGCTTCTTTGCACAATGCAGATCAAATTGAAAAATTAGATATAAGAATAAATGATACTGTTTTTGTTGAAAAAGGAGGCGAAATTATTCCTAAGATTATTGCAGTAGATTTATCACAAAGACCAGAAAATTCAGAAGTAACACAATATATCACACATTGTCCGGAATGTCAAACGGAATTGGTTAGAAACGAAGGCGAAGCAAATCATTATTGTCCTAATTTTTACGGATGTCCTCCGCAAATTATCGGACGCATTCAGCATTATATTTCAAGAAAAGCAATGGATATTGAAGGACTTGGAGGAGAAACAGTTGCGCTGCTTTTCAAAAATGATTTGGTTCACAATTATGCCGATTTATACGAATTAAAAGTCGAAGATATTTTGCACCTGGAAAGAATGGCGCAAAAATCAGCTGAAAATTTGGTAAAAGGCGTTGAGAAATCAAAAGAAATTCCTTTTGAAAGTGTCTTATTTGCACTTGGAATTCGTTTTGTTGGAGAAACCGTAGCTAAAAAATTAGCCAAACATTATAAAAACATAGACGCATTAAGTAAAGCTTCATTAATGGATTTGATTTTGGTTGATGAAATTGGCGAACGAATTGCTAAAAGCGTAATTGAGTTTTTTGAAAACGAAGAAAACAAAACAATAATTGAACGATTGAAAAATCATGGAGTTCAATTTGAAATTGTAGAAAAAATAAATCCGAATGCTACCGAGAAATTTATCGGAAAAACATTTGTAGTTTCTGGAGTCTTTGCCCAATTCTCAAGAGATGAATTAAAGAAAACCATTGAAGATAATGGTGGGAAAGTAGGAAGTTCAATTTCTGCTAAAACTGATTTTGTAGTTGCGGGAGATAATATGGGACCGGCAAAATTAGAAAAAGCAAGTAAATTAAATATTCCTATACTATCAGAGCAAGATTTTATAAACAAACTAAATGAAAGCGAATAA
- a CDS encoding bifunctional UDP-sugar hydrolase/5'-nucleotidase, whose translation MKRREFIEKTAASTALLSLGLSLSSFETNDIKHLTILHTNDVHSHIDPFPADDPRNPNKGGVSRRAALIETIRKENPNVLLLDAGDIFQGTPYFNYYGGELEFKLMSMMKYDASTIGNHDFDNGLDGLYAQMPHATFEFINSNYNFKNTVMNGLVKPYKIFHKNGIKVGVFGVGIELAGLVDKQMYKETVYNDPVEIAQDMTQLLKKQEKCDLVICLSHLGYKYKDDESKISDLKFAAQTQDIDLIIGGHTHTFLDKPTIVKNKAQQDVLVNQVGCYGINLGRIDFYFDKDKAHTNQGRSIVV comes from the coding sequence ATGAAAAGAAGAGAATTTATCGAAAAAACAGCCGCAAGTACTGCCTTATTAAGTTTAGGTTTGTCATTAAGCAGTTTTGAAACTAACGATATAAAACACTTAACGATTCTTCATACTAATGATGTTCACAGCCACATCGATCCTTTTCCGGCTGATGATCCTCGTAATCCTAATAAAGGTGGCGTTTCGAGAAGAGCGGCTCTTATAGAAACTATTCGTAAAGAAAATCCAAATGTACTTTTATTAGACGCAGGAGATATTTTTCAGGGAACTCCATATTTTAATTATTACGGCGGCGAACTTGAATTTAAGTTAATGAGTATGATGAAATACGATGCATCTACTATTGGAAATCACGATTTCGACAATGGTCTTGATGGTTTGTATGCTCAAATGCCTCACGCTACTTTTGAATTCATCAATTCTAATTATAACTTTAAAAACACGGTCATGAACGGACTTGTAAAACCTTATAAAATCTTCCACAAAAACGGAATTAAAGTTGGTGTTTTTGGTGTAGGAATTGAGCTTGCAGGTTTGGTTGACAAACAAATGTATAAGGAAACTGTTTATAATGATCCTGTAGAAATTGCTCAGGATATGACGCAATTACTGAAGAAACAAGAAAAATGTGATTTGGTAATTTGCCTTTCGCATTTAGGTTATAAATATAAGGATGATGAATCTAAAATTTCTGATTTAAAATTCGCTGCACAAACTCAGGATATAGACTTGATTATTGGCGGACACACGCACACTTTCTTAGACAAACCAACTATTGTAAAAAATAAAGCGCAACAAGATGTTTTGGTGAATCAAGTTGGTTGTTACGGAATTAATTTAGGAAGAATAGATTTTTATTTCGATAAGGATAAAGCACACACTAATCAAGGAAGATCAATTGTTGTATAA
- a CDS encoding OmpA family protein: MKKIYILSFVLSFTLGFAQTNLKKADALFRDYSYLDASKAYEEILQNIKNPSAQTIKNAADSYYFISDARNALKWYRKLYEVQGNNLTDIYYLRYIQTMKAVMDYDEADKITKEYLNKKGDKNEINRYVAQKAQMDSLAKAKSLYTIKNLDINTSKSDFGAAFFQDKIVFASARDTTKFSEKLYSWNNQPFLSLYVAERNPADGSLFNETIFLPNVMTKYHEATASFDASGKTIYYSTNIVKKNKLVIDQDKVNNFQIIKGAVVDNKLDNPQKVFFDSDDYSVGHPSLSDDGQYLFFASDMPGGYGETDLYYVKIANDGTMSSPVNLGPKINTIGNEVFPFYRNGVLYFSSDGHYGWGDLDVYESNFLADGTFTTPKNLGAPINSNKDDFAFIIDKADSYGYVSSNRAEGKGDDDIYSFTKGKPVCNQNISGAAFDRKTKLPLTDVSIMAYNSYSEILGETKTNYDGKYAIVVPCGKVVKMIAAKPNYSSDEKTVETTMENEGEIKDVNFELSNYDDLVVKKKGVEKVDVNPIYFDYDKFDITPLAIEELTKVVFIMKKFPNIRIKIESHTDSRGKDAYNLKLSDNRAKSTRDYIVSQDIDPSRIESAIGYGESRIINKCKNGVKCTEAEHLVNRRSDFIIIQK, encoded by the coding sequence ATGAAAAAAATATATATCCTAAGTTTCGTATTGAGTTTTACATTAGGTTTTGCTCAGACGAATTTAAAGAAAGCGGATGCCTTGTTTAGAGATTATTCCTATCTGGATGCTTCAAAAGCATATGAGGAAATTCTACAAAACATAAAAAATCCATCCGCTCAAACGATAAAGAATGCTGCCGACTCGTATTATTTTATTTCAGATGCCAGAAATGCATTAAAATGGTACAGAAAATTATACGAAGTACAAGGCAACAATTTAACCGACATTTACTATTTGCGTTACATCCAAACCATGAAAGCAGTTATGGATTACGATGAAGCAGATAAAATCACAAAAGAATATCTGAATAAAAAAGGAGATAAAAATGAGATCAATCGTTATGTTGCCCAAAAAGCACAAATGGATAGTCTTGCAAAAGCAAAATCTCTTTACACAATAAAAAATTTAGATATTAATACCAGTAAATCTGATTTTGGAGCTGCTTTTTTTCAGGACAAAATAGTTTTTGCATCTGCCAGAGATACTACGAAATTCAGCGAAAAGCTATACAGCTGGAACAATCAGCCGTTTCTAAGCTTGTATGTGGCGGAAAGAAATCCTGCAGATGGAAGTTTGTTTAATGAAACAATATTTCTTCCAAATGTAATGACCAAGTATCACGAAGCAACAGCGAGTTTTGATGCCAGCGGAAAAACAATTTATTATTCTACCAATATTGTAAAGAAGAATAAATTGGTTATTGATCAGGACAAAGTCAATAATTTTCAGATTATAAAAGGCGCTGTAGTAGATAATAAGTTAGATAATCCGCAGAAAGTTTTCTTTGACAGTGATGATTATTCAGTTGGTCATCCTTCTTTGAGTGACGACGGACAATATCTTTTCTTTGCATCAGATATGCCGGGAGGTTATGGTGAAACCGATTTGTATTATGTAAAAATCGCCAATGACGGCACAATGAGTTCCCCGGTAAATTTGGGACCAAAAATTAATACAATTGGTAACGAAGTTTTTCCTTTTTACCGAAACGGAGTGCTTTATTTTTCTTCAGATGGACATTACGGATGGGGAGATTTAGATGTTTATGAAAGCAATTTTTTAGCCGATGGAACTTTTACAACTCCAAAAAATTTAGGAGCACCGATAAATAGTAACAAAGACGATTTTGCTTTTATAATTGATAAAGCAGACAGTTATGGTTATGTTTCTTCAAACAGAGCCGAAGGTAAAGGAGACGATGATATCTATTCTTTCACCAAAGGAAAACCGGTTTGTAATCAAAACATTTCAGGTGCGGCATTTGACAGAAAAACAAAATTGCCACTTACAGATGTTTCCATTATGGCGTACAATTCTTATAGTGAGATTCTTGGAGAAACAAAAACCAATTATGATGGTAAATATGCGATCGTAGTGCCTTGCGGAAAAGTAGTTAAAATGATTGCGGCTAAGCCAAATTATAGCAGCGACGAAAAAACCGTTGAAACTACGATGGAAAATGAAGGCGAAATTAAAGATGTAAACTTCGAGCTTAGCAATTACGATGATTTAGTAGTTAAGAAAAAAGGAGTTGAAAAAGTTGACGTTAACCCAATTTATTTTGATTATGATAAATTTGATATTACCCCATTGGCAATTGAAGAATTGACGAAAGTGGTTTTTATCATGAAAAAATTTCCAAATATCAGGATCAAGATAGAATCACACACAGATTCTCGCGGGAAAGACGCTTACAATTTAAAATTGTCTGACAACAGAGCCAAATCGACTCGCGATTATATTGTTTCACAGGATATAGATCCTTCAAGAATAGAAAGCGCGATAGGTTATGGTGAAAGCCGAATAATAAATAAATGTAAAAATGGCGTAAAATGTACCGAAGCCGAACATTTAGTAAACAGACGCTCAGACTTCATTATTATCCAGAAATAG
- a CDS encoding outer membrane protein assembly factor BamD yields MKKIVSLLIVVVLFCSCSDYQKALKNEDVAAKFDIATKMYDAGKYSKAIRLFEQLAPTYRGKPQAEKLFYMFSQSYYKSKQYYLAGYQFESFVSGYPRSEKVQEAAFLGAFSYSKLAPVYSLDQTDTVKALEKLQAFIDNYPNSEYIAQANEAVKILNGKLEKKAYENAKGYNTISDYKSALIAFDNFIADFPGTPFKEDALFYKYDSAYQLAINSVPSKMEERLNVAKAAYNNLIKFNSATKYKVKADEMNARVETDLQKFTKIK; encoded by the coding sequence ATGAAAAAAATAGTATCTCTATTAATTGTTGTTGTCCTTTTTTGTTCTTGTAGTGATTACCAAAAAGCATTGAAAAATGAAGATGTTGCGGCAAAGTTTGATATAGCAACAAAGATGTATGATGCAGGGAAATATTCAAAAGCGATTCGTCTTTTTGAACAATTAGCGCCTACATATAGAGGTAAGCCTCAGGCGGAGAAATTGTTTTATATGTTTTCTCAGTCTTATTATAAGTCAAAACAATATTATTTAGCTGGTTACCAGTTCGAAAGCTTTGTTTCGGGATATCCTCGTAGTGAGAAAGTTCAGGAAGCAGCTTTTTTGGGTGCTTTTAGTTACTCAAAATTAGCTCCTGTATATAGTTTAGATCAAACAGATACAGTAAAAGCTTTAGAGAAATTACAAGCATTTATTGATAACTATCCAAACTCTGAATACATTGCTCAGGCAAATGAAGCTGTTAAAATTTTGAACGGTAAACTAGAGAAAAAAGCATACGAAAATGCTAAAGGATACAATACAATTTCAGATTACAAATCAGCATTAATTGCGTTTGATAATTTTATCGCTGATTTTCCAGGAACACCATTCAAAGAAGATGCGTTGTTCTATAAATATGATTCAGCATACCAATTGGCAATAAACAGTGTTCCTTCAAAAATGGAAGAACGTTTAAACGTTGCTAAAGCAGCTTATAATAACTTAATAAAGTTCAACAGCGCTACAAAATACAAAGTGAAAGCAGACGAAATGAATGCTAGAGTTGAAACTGATTTACAAAAATTTACTAAAATAAAATAA
- a CDS encoding type IX secretion system membrane protein PorP/SprF produces MKLYIKSLETYFILICSFITFCASAQQDPEYTQYMYNTMAVNPAYAGSTGALEATLLHRSQWVGISGAPETQSFSIQSPLRNEKIGLGLSVVNDKIGPSNELYLDGNFSYSIPLGYEKRLAFGLKAGMRMLNIDWSKGRYYDNNDVLLNQNIDNQAKLAVGAGVYYYTNKWYLGFSIPSFIQSDYYDDVQESINYDRLHYYLMGGYVFDLNPNLKFKPAFLVKAVSGAPLSADISANFMIAEKFVIGASYRTDDSVSILAGFQISKSFYLGYAFDYTVSQLNKYNDGTHEFILKYQFNKGESKIKSPRFF; encoded by the coding sequence ATGAAACTATATATAAAATCATTAGAAACATATTTTATTTTGATATGTTCTTTTATCACGTTTTGCGCCAGTGCGCAACAGGATCCTGAATACACACAGTATATGTATAACACAATGGCCGTAAATCCAGCTTATGCTGGGTCTACTGGCGCATTGGAAGCTACACTTTTGCACCGTTCACAATGGGTTGGTATTTCTGGAGCGCCAGAAACACAATCATTCTCCATTCAATCACCGCTTCGAAATGAGAAAATTGGTTTAGGATTAAGCGTCGTTAACGACAAAATTGGTCCATCAAACGAATTGTATCTTGACGGAAACTTCTCTTATTCAATACCATTAGGTTACGAAAAAAGATTAGCCTTCGGGTTAAAAGCAGGAATGAGAATGCTGAACATAGATTGGTCAAAAGGGAGATATTATGATAATAATGATGTTTTGCTAAATCAAAATATTGATAATCAGGCAAAATTAGCCGTTGGAGCAGGAGTTTACTATTATACTAATAAATGGTATTTAGGATTTTCAATTCCAAGCTTTATTCAAAGTGATTACTACGATGACGTTCAGGAATCTATTAATTACGACAGGTTACATTATTATTTAATGGGAGGTTATGTTTTTGATTTGAATCCAAATTTGAAATTTAAACCGGCATTTTTAGTAAAGGCAGTTAGTGGAGCACCGCTTTCTGCTGATATTTCGGCGAATTTTATGATTGCAGAAAAATTTGTAATAGGAGCTTCTTACAGAACAGACGATTCAGTAAGTATTCTGGCAGGTTTTCAAATATCAAAAAGCTTCTATCTCGGATATGCTTTTGATTATACTGTAAGTCAATTGAACAAATACAATGATGGAACACACGAATTCATCTTGAAGTATCAGTTCAATAAAGGTGAAAGCAAAATTAAATCTCCTCGATTCTTCTAA